From Pseudomonas fluorescens, one genomic window encodes:
- a CDS encoding arylsulfatase, giving the protein MNRIRKWLPKLALVAASVMAISATAGAAEKPNILVIFGDDIGQTNISAYSMGVVGYKTPNIDRIAKEGMMFTDYYAENSCTAGRSSFITGQTPLRTGLSKVGIPGAPVGLQKRDITIAQALKSQGYATGQFGKNHLGDKDEYLPTNHGFDEFFGNLYHLNAEEEPERPYWPKDDPEFVKATSPRGVIHSFADGKIEDTGALNKKRMETIDDETTAAAQAFIEKQAKADKPFFVWMNTTRMHAFTHVRDSMKGQSGMPGNDYADGMIEHDGDVGKLLKTLDDLKITDNTIVVYTTDNGPNQWSWPDAATTPFRNEKNSNWEGAYRVPAMIRWPGKIKPGEVSNELFSGLDWFPTLLAAAGDTDVTNKLLKGWAPTSGGTSFKVHLDGFNQLPYLTGQSPKGERKEFYYFNDDGVLVSMRFGNWKAVFCEQRAPGGFKVWSEPFVCLRVPKVFNLRMDPYERADIVSDQYYDWATKNVYLTEMAVGKAAAFLQTFIDYPPSQKPASFSVDQIRAAVDAKIAEKMKATQ; this is encoded by the coding sequence ATGAATCGCATACGCAAATGGCTACCGAAGCTCGCCCTGGTGGCAGCCTCGGTCATGGCAATTTCGGCAACAGCCGGGGCGGCCGAAAAACCCAACATACTCGTGATCTTCGGTGATGACATTGGCCAAACCAATATCAGCGCTTATTCGATGGGCGTGGTCGGTTACAAGACTCCGAACATCGATCGCATCGCCAAGGAAGGCATGATGTTCACCGACTACTATGCGGAGAACAGTTGCACCGCTGGACGGTCTTCGTTCATCACCGGCCAGACGCCGCTGCGCACCGGACTTTCAAAAGTCGGTATCCCAGGCGCTCCGGTGGGCCTGCAAAAGCGTGATATCACCATCGCCCAGGCGCTGAAGTCCCAAGGTTATGCCACCGGGCAGTTTGGTAAGAACCACTTGGGCGACAAGGACGAATACCTGCCGACAAATCATGGCTTCGACGAATTCTTTGGCAACCTGTATCACCTCAACGCAGAAGAAGAACCCGAGCGTCCGTATTGGCCAAAAGATGACCCGGAATTCGTCAAGGCGACGTCCCCTCGCGGTGTGATCCACAGTTTTGCCGATGGCAAAATTGAGGACACCGGTGCGTTGAATAAGAAACGCATGGAAACCATCGACGACGAAACCACCGCCGCTGCGCAAGCCTTCATCGAGAAACAGGCGAAAGCGGACAAACCGTTTTTTGTATGGATGAACACCACGCGAATGCATGCGTTCACCCACGTGCGTGATTCGATGAAGGGCCAGAGCGGCATGCCCGGCAATGATTACGCCGACGGCATGATCGAGCACGACGGTGATGTCGGTAAACTGCTGAAAACCCTCGATGACCTGAAAATCACCGACAACACTATCGTGGTTTACACCACCGACAACGGCCCTAACCAGTGGTCGTGGCCGGACGCGGCGACCACGCCGTTCCGTAACGAGAAAAACTCCAACTGGGAAGGCGCCTACCGTGTGCCAGCAATGATCCGCTGGCCGGGCAAGATCAAACCGGGTGAAGTCTCCAACGAGCTGTTCTCCGGTCTGGACTGGTTCCCGACACTGCTCGCCGCCGCAGGTGACACCGACGTCACCAACAAGCTGCTCAAAGGCTGGGCGCCGACATCCGGCGGCACCAGCTTCAAAGTACACCTGGATGGCTTCAACCAACTGCCGTACCTGACCGGCCAAAGCCCAAAAGGTGAGCGTAAGGAGTTCTACTACTTCAACGACGATGGCGTGCTGGTGTCGATGCGTTTCGGCAACTGGAAAGCCGTGTTCTGTGAACAACGAGCACCGGGTGGTTTCAAGGTCTGGAGCGAACCGTTCGTATGCTTGCGGGTACCGAAAGTCTTCAACCTGCGCATGGATCCGTATGAGCGTGCTGATATCGTTTCCGACCAGTACTACGACTGGGCGACCAAAAACGTTTATCTGACTGAAATGGCAGTCGGTAAGGCCGCAGCGTTCCTGCAGACTTTCATCGATTATCCGCCAAGCCAAAAACCGGCCAGCTTCAGCGTGGATCAGATCCGTGCTGCGGTAGACGCCAAAATCGCTGAAAAAATGAAAGCTACACAGTAA
- a CDS encoding fused MFS/spermidine synthase, translating into MPSRVASKSSAMPVPQIASRTLLAPALLLFLSGAAALVYQVLWIKQLSLVVGVEVYAITTGISAFFAGLALGSLLFGQWADRMRQPVLLYAGLEILVAIVGVGATFAMSLAASPFAWLEEHVGRLAWVLPFALVGTPALLMGGTLPVLVRSLASNPQQLGKAGGQLYAANTAGAIAGTLLAAFVLIATLGVRGSALAAAMLNLLAASGALWFQRQRPAPIYAVEMRHAEKAPDRLALWLYCIAGGVALGYEVVWSQSIVQFMSTRTYAFAVVLATYLTGLFLGSLLLARRVDRLRDPWGMFALLIAGAGLIALLEIALLGRWLVFAQSLAESWVLGLGGSELLGMSTRFAVAALSIVFVPTLLLGAAFPLALRLSVGPEHVGRSVGEVVAYNTLGGIIGVMLCGFLLIPLLGLVRTLGLLAIIAAAVAYIAAHKSHGVKKGRRQAVIAIGLLSVAFAAFTPVSKMASLLPGARNGILTFYEEGRGGTVAVVAQGKGQKQFQRLYIQGVSNTGDAMPSLRYMRIQALLPLLIHNGEPRSAMVIGFGTGITAGALTRYPGLEHRVVAELLPSVVNAAPLFKGNFNVAADPGVDVRLRDGRQELLRNPQAYDLITLEPPPPSAAGVVNLYSRDFYQLAASRLNKQGLVAQWLPLPTQNIDDSRSLVRSFLDVFPHATLWTSEFHEMLLIGSMNPIALDVTKINERFQQEGVRSALQEVGISSAAALLATWVTDRAGLERFAADAKPVTDDQPRIEYAPWVRSKEISRVLPALLDLHQPAPLVNADGQFTERMDVHRQRLMQFYQASLHAYDGDREAWARDMREVMRADAGNPYYRWFIGQ; encoded by the coding sequence ATGCCTTCACGTGTCGCCAGCAAGTCGTCGGCCATGCCTGTCCCTCAAATTGCTTCTCGCACACTCCTGGCTCCCGCTCTATTACTGTTTTTGTCCGGCGCTGCGGCGCTGGTGTATCAGGTGTTATGGATAAAGCAGCTATCGCTGGTGGTGGGTGTCGAGGTCTACGCCATTACTACTGGGATCAGTGCGTTTTTTGCTGGTTTGGCCTTAGGCAGCTTGTTGTTCGGCCAATGGGCAGACCGCATGCGGCAACCGGTTCTATTGTATGCGGGGCTGGAAATACTGGTGGCCATAGTCGGGGTCGGCGCAACCTTCGCCATGAGTCTGGCAGCCAGCCCGTTTGCCTGGCTGGAAGAACATGTTGGCCGGCTGGCCTGGGTGCTGCCGTTTGCGTTGGTGGGCACGCCCGCACTGTTGATGGGCGGTACCTTACCGGTGCTGGTTCGCTCTCTGGCCAGCAATCCGCAACAATTAGGCAAGGCCGGCGGCCAACTGTATGCGGCCAACACTGCTGGTGCCATCGCCGGCACCCTGCTCGCTGCGTTCGTGCTGATTGCCACTCTCGGCGTGCGTGGCAGCGCGCTAGCCGCCGCGATGCTGAATCTTTTAGCCGCTTCCGGTGCCCTGTGGTTCCAGCGTCAACGCCCGGCGCCGATCTACGCCGTGGAAATGCGTCACGCTGAAAAAGCCCCCGATCGCCTCGCACTCTGGCTCTACTGTATCGCAGGCGGAGTAGCACTGGGCTACGAAGTGGTGTGGTCGCAATCCATCGTGCAGTTCATGAGTACCCGTACCTATGCGTTCGCCGTAGTGCTGGCGACGTATCTCACCGGTCTGTTTCTCGGCAGCTTGCTGCTGGCCCGTCGAGTCGATCGCCTGCGCGATCCCTGGGGCATGTTCGCCCTGCTGATTGCCGGGGCCGGACTAATTGCCCTGCTGGAAATCGCCCTCCTCGGGCGCTGGTTGGTGTTTGCCCAGAGCCTAGCGGAATCCTGGGTGCTGGGCCTAGGTGGCAGTGAACTGCTGGGCATGAGCACGCGGTTTGCCGTGGCGGCCCTGAGCATCGTGTTTGTGCCAACCCTGTTGTTGGGCGCGGCATTCCCCCTAGCATTGCGATTGAGCGTCGGGCCTGAACATGTCGGACGCAGCGTCGGTGAGGTAGTGGCCTACAACACGCTGGGCGGAATCATCGGCGTGATGCTCTGCGGCTTTTTGTTGATTCCACTGTTAGGTTTGGTGCGAACCCTGGGCTTGCTGGCGATCATCGCTGCAGCTGTCGCTTACATCGCGGCGCACAAAAGTCATGGCGTGAAGAAAGGCAGGCGTCAGGCGGTGATTGCCATCGGCCTGTTGTCTGTGGCCTTTGCCGCCTTCACACCGGTGAGCAAAATGGCGAGCCTGTTGCCCGGTGCGCGCAACGGTATCTTAACCTTCTACGAGGAAGGACGTGGCGGTACCGTTGCCGTCGTCGCTCAGGGCAAGGGGCAGAAACAGTTCCAACGTCTTTACATTCAAGGGGTGTCCAACACTGGCGATGCCATGCCGTCACTGCGCTACATGCGAATTCAGGCATTGCTGCCGCTGTTGATACATAACGGCGAACCGCGCTCGGCGATGGTAATCGGCTTCGGCACCGGCATCACCGCCGGTGCACTGACCCGTTATCCGGGCCTGGAGCACCGGGTGGTGGCTGAACTGCTGCCATCGGTAGTCAACGCTGCTCCGCTGTTCAAAGGCAACTTCAATGTCGCGGCCGATCCGGGTGTTGATGTGCGCTTGCGCGACGGTCGCCAGGAACTCCTACGTAATCCGCAAGCCTATGACCTGATTACCCTCGAACCGCCGCCGCCCTCCGCAGCCGGCGTGGTCAACTTGTATTCCCGGGACTTTTACCAACTCGCCGCCAGTCGTTTGAACAAGCAAGGATTGGTGGCGCAGTGGCTGCCGCTGCCAACGCAAAACATCGACGATTCTCGCTCTCTGGTGCGCAGCTTCCTCGATGTGTTTCCTCACGCTACCCTTTGGACAAGCGAGTTCCACGAGATGTTGCTGATTGGTTCAATGAATCCGATTGCACTGGACGTCACGAAGATTAATGAACGCTTCCAACAGGAGGGTGTGCGCAGCGCCTTGCAGGAAGTCGGCATAAGTTCAGCAGCAGCGCTGCTCGCCACCTGGGTAACTGACCGCGCAGGCCTTGAGCGCTTCGCTGCCGATGCCAAACCAGTTACTGACGATCAGCCACGCATCGAATACGCACCCTGGGTGCGCTCGAAGGAAATCAGTCGGGTGCTGCCGGCCCTGCTCGACCTGCACCAACCGGCGCCACTGGTCAACGCCGATGGTCAATTCACCGAACGCATGGACGTCCACCGGCAACGCCTGATGCAGTTCTATCAGGCGAGCCTGCATGCCTATGACGGCGACCGAGAGGCTTGGGCTCGGGATATGCGCGAAGTGATGCGGGCTGATGCAGGGAATCCGTATTACCGCTGGTTCATCGGACAATAG